A window from Thiomonas sp. FB-Cd encodes these proteins:
- a CDS encoding DegT/DnrJ/EryC1/StrS family aminotransferase: MNAGIFRQIHIPAAATLREALTRLDATAQGILLVTDDTGRLQRTLTDGDLRRAALAGVDAMAPVSSLPARAPITAGLGASMRDVVTLMDAHRIDHVPIVDGNASVVDLITRRELSQKVYLSSPHLGDEEATLVQEAFSSNWIAPLGPHVDAFESELAAQVTMPYAAATISGTAAIHLGLRLLGVGAGDVVLCSSLTFVASANPIKQLGATPVFVDSEPSSWNMSPQALVGALDTLRADGIVPKAAVIVNLYGQSAEMDALLPILDAANVPVLEDAAESLGAIYKGKPSGSFGRLAVFSFNGNKIITTSGGGMLVGRDEDLIVHARKLSTQAREPARHYEHVEDGYNYRLSNVLAGIGRGQLRVLEQRVQARRAVFERYRTALVDFPEIHWMQEPNGHRSTRWLSAFALKAPRAQMRRDALLDFLDRHNVEARPVWKPMHLQPLYANCRYFTHGPDQDVSRSLFEGGICLPSGSNMSAEQQSRVCELLRRGLGQVMERA, translated from the coding sequence ATGAACGCTGGCATTTTTCGGCAGATTCACATTCCTGCAGCCGCAACCCTGCGCGAAGCGCTGACCCGATTGGACGCCACTGCTCAGGGGATTTTGCTGGTTACGGACGACACGGGCCGTTTGCAACGCACACTCACGGACGGCGACTTGCGACGCGCAGCGTTGGCGGGGGTGGACGCCATGGCCCCTGTGTCCTCGCTGCCTGCAAGGGCGCCGATCACCGCCGGCCTCGGCGCGTCCATGCGTGACGTGGTGACCCTCATGGATGCGCACCGCATTGACCACGTCCCCATTGTCGATGGCAACGCATCGGTGGTGGACCTCATTACCCGCCGCGAACTCTCACAGAAAGTCTATCTCTCATCCCCGCACTTGGGTGATGAAGAAGCCACGCTGGTGCAGGAGGCGTTTTCAAGCAATTGGATTGCTCCACTCGGCCCGCATGTCGATGCGTTCGAGTCTGAGCTCGCTGCTCAGGTCACCATGCCATACGCTGCAGCAACGATTTCGGGAACTGCGGCAATCCATCTGGGCCTTCGCCTGCTGGGCGTGGGTGCGGGCGATGTGGTGCTGTGCTCGAGCCTGACCTTCGTAGCTAGCGCAAATCCGATCAAGCAGCTCGGCGCCACGCCGGTCTTTGTCGATTCCGAACCGAGCAGCTGGAATATGTCGCCGCAAGCATTGGTCGGCGCCCTCGACACCTTGCGCGCTGATGGCATCGTTCCGAAAGCTGCAGTGATTGTCAACCTCTACGGCCAGAGCGCGGAAATGGACGCACTGCTGCCGATACTGGACGCCGCCAACGTGCCGGTTCTGGAAGACGCGGCGGAATCCCTGGGCGCTATCTACAAAGGCAAGCCGAGCGGAAGCTTCGGTCGGCTTGCGGTGTTTTCCTTTAACGGCAACAAGATCATCACCACCTCGGGCGGCGGCATGCTCGTCGGGCGAGATGAGGACCTGATCGTGCACGCCCGCAAGCTCTCGACGCAAGCACGTGAGCCGGCTCGGCACTACGAGCACGTCGAAGACGGATACAACTATCGCCTGAGCAATGTGTTGGCGGGTATCGGACGCGGGCAGTTGCGTGTGCTGGAGCAACGCGTGCAGGCGCGACGCGCCGTGTTCGAGCGTTATCGGACGGCACTTGTGGATTTTCCTGAAATTCATTGGATGCAGGAGCCCAATGGACACCGCTCTACCCGCTGGCTGTCGGCCTTCGCCCTCAAGGCGCCACGAGCGCAGATGCGCCGCGACGCGCTTTTGGACTTTCTGGATCGGCACAACGTCGAAGCGCGCCCGGTGTGGAAGCCAATGCACTTGCAACCGTTGTATGCAAACTGCAGGTACTTCACGCACGGCCCCGATCAGGACGTCAGCCGCAGTCTGTTCGAAGGGGGCATTTGTTTACCCTCGGGTTCAAACATGAGTGCGGAACAGCAATCCCGTGTCTGTGAACTTCTTCGCCGAGGACTCGGCCAGGTCATGGAGCGTGCATGA
- a CDS encoding NeuD/PglB/VioB family sugar acetyltransferase, translating to MTTASSLPLLIVFGAGGHGRVVVDAALASACFRTVVASDRDPSLWGQQLLPGVPIVSPAALHALPKPLALHVAIGNNLVRQKEAQALRNIAPLVSVIHPRTSVAQSSRIAPGCLLAAHCVLGPLAELEEGVIVNHGAVVDHDCRIGAWSHIAPLAALGGAVRVGTASLVGSGSVVLRDLTIGAGVTLGAGAVALTDVPAGQSWAGVPARPLEGASA from the coding sequence ATGACCACCGCCTCCTCCCTTCCTTTGCTCATCGTTTTCGGCGCTGGCGGCCATGGCCGCGTGGTGGTCGACGCCGCGTTGGCCTCAGCATGTTTTCGGACTGTGGTGGCCAGCGACCGGGACCCATCGCTGTGGGGTCAGCAACTGTTACCCGGCGTGCCCATTGTCTCGCCCGCTGCGCTGCACGCTCTGCCAAAGCCGCTGGCGCTGCACGTGGCGATCGGCAACAACTTGGTGCGTCAAAAAGAAGCCCAGGCGTTGCGCAATATCGCCCCGTTGGTCAGCGTCATCCATCCCCGCACGAGTGTTGCCCAGAGCAGCCGCATCGCACCGGGCTGCCTGCTCGCCGCGCATTGCGTGCTCGGCCCGCTGGCCGAACTTGAGGAGGGCGTCATTGTGAACCACGGCGCTGTGGTTGATCACGACTGCCGCATCGGGGCCTGGAGCCACATTGCGCCCCTGGCCGCGCTCGGTGGCGCAGTGCGCGTGGGCACTGCATCCCTTGTTGGATCTGGCAGCGTCGTCTTGCGCGATCTGACCATTGGCGCGGGCGTGACCCTTGGTGCCGGTGCCGTCGCCCTCACGGATGTGCCTGCCGGCCAATCCTGGGCTGGCGTGCCCGCACGTCCACTCGAGGGAGCAAGCGCATGA
- the neuC gene encoding UDP-N-acetylglucosamine 2-epimerase, which translates to MTRRRIIYVSGTRADFGLMRHTLKVIAADARLDLSVAVTGMHLHEEFGHTVDEIAASGLRIAARIPTHVAERNRPAMAYAVGQTLMGLTELLGTERPDALLLLGDRGEMLAGAIAALHLGVPAVHIHGGERSGTVDEPMRHAVSKLATYHFCATLESRERLIAMGEAPQRVFQVGAPGLDDLPAVLGAPRQTALETLGLTQDGPYVLVLFHPVVQEAEGAEAQAAALIQGLRAAGAGSAFEVVWLAPNADAGSDAILRQLAKLTEPGWHQITHLPRARYLPALRHAAALLGNSSSGIIEAASFGTPVVNVGSRQHLRERNAGAVDVGIDPEAIAAALRGALSADRLPEQNIYGDGQAAGRIDELLATLPLCPALLHKANRY; encoded by the coding sequence ATGACTCGGCGTCGGATCATCTATGTCTCCGGCACGCGAGCAGACTTCGGCCTGATGCGTCACACCCTGAAAGTTATCGCCGCGGATGCTCGACTGGACCTTTCAGTTGCTGTCACCGGCATGCATCTCCACGAGGAGTTTGGCCACACAGTCGATGAAATTGCGGCGAGCGGCCTGCGCATTGCAGCCCGCATCCCTACGCACGTAGCCGAACGCAACCGCCCCGCAATGGCGTATGCCGTCGGCCAGACGCTGATGGGCCTGACCGAACTGCTCGGCACCGAGCGCCCGGACGCCTTGCTGCTTCTCGGTGACCGTGGGGAAATGCTGGCTGGTGCCATTGCCGCACTGCACCTTGGCGTGCCTGCAGTGCACATCCACGGCGGCGAGCGCTCCGGTACCGTGGACGAGCCCATGCGGCACGCGGTCAGCAAGCTCGCCACCTACCATTTCTGCGCGACGCTTGAGTCGCGTGAGCGGCTTATCGCGATGGGTGAGGCTCCCCAGCGCGTCTTTCAGGTTGGCGCGCCCGGGCTGGATGATCTTCCTGCAGTGCTCGGAGCACCGCGCCAGACTGCGCTTGAAACATTGGGGCTCACGCAGGATGGCCCCTACGTGCTCGTGTTGTTTCATCCCGTGGTGCAAGAAGCGGAAGGCGCTGAAGCGCAGGCTGCAGCACTCATACAGGGACTGCGCGCGGCAGGCGCCGGCTCCGCGTTCGAGGTGGTGTGGCTCGCGCCGAATGCTGACGCCGGCTCGGACGCCATTTTGCGGCAGCTCGCAAAGCTTACCGAACCCGGCTGGCACCAGATCACCCATTTGCCCCGCGCGCGCTACCTTCCTGCGCTTCGTCACGCTGCAGCGCTGCTCGGAAACTCCTCATCCGGCATTATTGAAGCGGCAAGTTTCGGCACCCCGGTGGTCAACGTTGGTAGCCGTCAACACCTACGGGAGCGCAACGCCGGTGCGGTTGATGTGGGCATCGATCCAGAGGCCATCGCCGCTGCGCTGCGCGGTGCACTCTCCGCGGACCGCTTGCCTGAGCAAAATATCTACGGCGATGGTCAAGCGGCCGGTCGGATCGACGAACTGCTCGCCACCCTGCCGCTGTGTCCTGCCCTTCTGCACAAAGCCAACCGCTACTGA
- a CDS encoding N-acetylneuraminate synthase family protein, producing MSIDRVFIIAEAGVNHNGRLDLALALVDAATAAGADAVKFQTFRAEDLVSPGAATAAYQQDNTGETDQFSMLRKLELSPAQFEALAARCRERGIEFMSTPFSEAAVDQLVAVGVKRLKISSGEITNRPLLERAASARLPLLLSTGMATLEEVRLAAGWVQSVWEHGSAPPPAPGLDAPLVLLHCTSAYPAADAALNLRAIATMRSATGLPIGYSDHSLGNTAALAAASLGACALEKHITLDRTLPGPDHAASSEPAEFAALVFELRRLQAMLGNGVKEPQAEEAEVRRVARRSVVLACDLPAGTVLRRQHVLLRRPETGIPAAKLDAVIGRSLNCDLSASTVLQWTMLA from the coding sequence ATGTCCATCGACCGCGTATTCATCATTGCCGAGGCTGGCGTCAACCACAATGGACGGTTGGATCTGGCGCTCGCCTTGGTTGACGCCGCAACCGCAGCCGGCGCTGATGCCGTTAAATTTCAGACCTTTCGGGCCGAAGACCTCGTCTCGCCAGGGGCCGCCACCGCAGCGTACCAGCAGGATAATACCGGTGAGACCGACCAATTTTCGATGCTGCGCAAGCTGGAACTGTCTCCAGCGCAATTCGAGGCTCTTGCCGCCCGTTGCCGCGAGCGCGGCATTGAGTTCATGTCGACGCCATTTTCCGAGGCTGCCGTGGATCAACTTGTGGCGGTGGGCGTCAAGCGGCTGAAAATTTCGTCTGGAGAGATCACCAACCGCCCGCTTCTTGAGCGAGCCGCATCGGCTCGGCTACCCTTGCTGCTATCCACCGGCATGGCCACGCTCGAGGAGGTACGCTTAGCTGCAGGCTGGGTGCAGTCCGTGTGGGAACACGGCAGTGCACCGCCGCCTGCCCCAGGCTTGGACGCGCCCCTCGTGCTGCTGCACTGCACATCGGCTTATCCAGCCGCGGATGCGGCGCTGAACCTGCGCGCGATTGCCACCATGCGATCAGCAACCGGTCTCCCGATTGGCTATTCGGATCACAGCCTCGGGAATACTGCCGCTCTTGCAGCAGCCAGCCTCGGGGCTTGTGCACTGGAAAAGCACATCACACTGGACCGCACCTTGCCTGGCCCGGATCATGCTGCCTCCAGCGAACCCGCCGAGTTTGCTGCTCTGGTATTCGAGCTGCGGCGCTTGCAGGCGATGTTGGGCAATGGCGTGAAAGAGCCGCAAGCCGAGGAAGCCGAGGTGCGCCGCGTGGCGCGACGAAGCGTGGTCTTGGCCTGCGATTTGCCCGCGGGCACGGTGCTCAGACGCCAACATGTTCTGCTGCGCCGTCCCGAAACCGGTATCCCCGCGGCCAAGCTGGATGCCGTGATTGGGCGCAGTCTGAACTGCGACCTGAGCGCAAGCACCGTGTTGCAATGGACCATGTTGGCATGA
- a CDS encoding cytidylyltransferase domain-containing protein has product MTTIATICARGGSKGLPGKNIRPFAGQPLIVHSIAFARAHPAINAVYVSTDDPTIAEIAAQAGATVPFLRPAELARDDAPKLPVIEHLVRHLEAQGAEITRIVDLQPTSPLRAREDLDGCLALACSPGAELVLSAFDSGFNPYFNLIEQQPDGCVRISKGDGLAARQAAPKVWALNGSIYVWQRGALRHAAANGLWSVRVAAHIMPSARSVDIDTADDFALAEWLHTRQNP; this is encoded by the coding sequence ATGACAACCATCGCCACCATCTGTGCACGCGGCGGCAGCAAGGGGCTGCCGGGCAAAAACATTCGCCCCTTCGCAGGTCAGCCTTTGATCGTGCACAGCATCGCTTTCGCGCGTGCTCATCCGGCGATCAACGCAGTCTATGTATCCACAGACGACCCCACGATTGCCGAAATTGCGGCGCAGGCCGGTGCAACCGTGCCCTTTCTGCGGCCCGCCGAGTTGGCGCGTGACGACGCCCCAAAGCTGCCGGTGATTGAACACTTGGTCAGGCATCTCGAAGCGCAGGGCGCGGAGATCACGCGCATCGTCGACCTGCAACCCACCTCGCCGCTGCGCGCGCGTGAAGACTTGGACGGATGCTTGGCCTTGGCCTGCAGTCCAGGCGCCGAACTCGTTCTCAGCGCATTCGACAGCGGTTTCAATCCGTATTTCAACCTCATCGAGCAGCAGCCAGATGGCTGCGTGCGCATCAGCAAAGGCGATGGTCTGGCCGCGCGCCAAGCCGCGCCTAAAGTGTGGGCACTCAACGGATCCATCTACGTTTGGCAGCGCGGCGCCCTACGCCATGCTGCCGCAAACGGGCTGTGGAGTGTGCGGGTCGCCGCTCATATCATGCCATCTGCGCGCTCGGTGGACATTGACACCGCCGACGACTTTGCCCTGGCCGAGTGGCTGCACACGCGCCAAAACCCCTGA